The following coding sequences lie in one Arabidopsis thaliana chromosome 3, partial sequence genomic window:
- the AGP23 gene encoding arabinogalactan protein 23 (arabinogalactan protein 23 (AGP23); BEST Arabidopsis thaliana protein match is: unknown protein (TAIR:AT2G41905.1); Has 58 Blast hits to 58 proteins in 11 species: Archae - 0; Bacteria - 0; Metazoa - 0; Fungi - 0; Plants - 58; Viruses - 0; Other Eukaryotes - 0 (source: NCBI BLink).) yields MEMKKIACGVLFAAASMTAVMAAEEVGAPAPGPASAASAALPALGSLVGASLVSLFSYYLH; encoded by the coding sequence atggagatgaagaagattgctTGCGGTGTGCTTTTCGCTGCTGCCTCCATGACCGCCGTCATGGCTGCTGAGGAAGTCGGAGCTCCGGCACCAGGACCTGCATCCGCCGCCTCGGCTGCGTTGCCAGCTCTTGGCTCTTTGGTTGGAGCTTCCCTTGTCTCCCTCTTCAGCTACTACTTGCACTAA
- a CDS encoding Protein kinase superfamily protein (Protein kinase superfamily protein; FUNCTIONS IN: protein serine/threonine kinase activity, protein kinase activity, kinase activity, ATP binding; INVOLVED IN: protein amino acid phosphorylation; LOCATED IN: cellular_component unknown; EXPRESSED IN: 22 plant structures; EXPRESSED DURING: 14 growth stages; CONTAINS InterPro DOMAIN/s: Protein kinase, catalytic domain (InterPro:IPR000719), Serine/threonine-protein kinase-like domain (InterPro:IPR017442), Protein kinase-like domain (InterPro:IPR011009), Serine/threonine-protein kinase, active site (InterPro:IPR008271); BEST Arabidopsis thaliana protein match is: Protein kinase superfamily protein (TAIR:AT3G57770.1); Has 67512 Blast hits to 66820 proteins in 2383 species: Archae - 56; Bacteria - 6522; Metazoa - 21491; Fungi - 4320; Plants - 26508; Viruses - 167; Other Eukaryotes - 8448 (source: NCBI BLink).), with protein MLRLFRKKKKQKKEEEINLQKNGSLLLEELIATSGGIYNPIRTFSSDQILQATNHFDWNYVISEDRFVWYKGMIENRPVLIKKFQDCSVFDADNFYRDIAVSSLMSSHKNVLKLLGCCLEFPRPVLVCEYPEHGALNCIRCGKEGVRSFPWNVRLRIAKEIADAVAYLHTEFPRTIIHRDLKLANIFLDENWSAKLSSFSLSIVLPEGETGVNDMVCRTSSYIEPDYFNTGLVTENVDIYSLGIIMLIILTGKSEYNSEVAVYLPVLPVYVGKFLERGLLTELIDPSILDSTSDDIPKHSRLQMEAFIELAFRCVRFRPGENVPRMIDVAKELKKIEKHI; from the coding sequence ATGTTGCGTCTGttcagaaagaagaagaagcagaagaaagaagaggagatcAATCTCCAGAAGAATGGGAGCTTACTGTTGGAAGAACTCATTGCAACTTCAGGAGGTATATACAATCCCATCCGTACGTTTTCTTCCGACCAAATCCTACAAGCTACAAATCACTTTGACTGGAACTACGTAATCTCTGAAGACAGATTCGTGTGGTACAAAGGCATGATTGAAAACAGACCCGTACTGATCAAGAAATTCCAAGACTGTTCTGTTTTCGACGCTGACAACTTTTACCGTGACATTGCTGTTTCATCTTTGATGAGTAGCCATAAGAATGTTCTCAAGCTCTTGGGGTGTTGTCTAGAGTTTCCTCGTCCGGTTCTCGTGTGTGAATATCCAGAACATGGAGCTCTAAACTGTATAAGATGTGGAAAAGAAGGCGTCCGGTCATTCCCTTGGAATGTAAGGTTGAGAATCGCCAAGGAGATTGCAGATGCTGTAGCGTATCTTCATACTGAATTCCCCAGGACTATAATCCATAGGGATTTAAAGCTTGCAAATATTTTCCTTGACGAGAATTGGTCCGCTAAGCTCTCTTCTTTCAGCCTCAGTATAGTGCTTCCAGAGGGTGAAACTGGCGTAAATGACATGGTTTGCAGGACATCAAGCTATATCGAGCCTGATTACTTTAATACAGGTTTGGTCACCGAGAATGTCGACATCTATAGTCTTGGGATCATCATGCTAATTATTTTGACAGGAAAGTCTGAATACAATTCAGAAGTCGCTGTTTATCTTCCTGTATTGCCTGTCTATGTTGGGAAGTTTCTGGAGCGAGGTTTGTTGACTGAACTCATAGACCCGTCGATATTGGACAGCACGAGTGATGACATTCCCAAGCATTCAAGACTGCAAATGGAAGCGTTCATTGAGCTTGCTTTTAGATGTGTAAGATTCAGACCAGGAGAGAACGTGCCTCGCATGATAGACGTTGCAAAAGAGCTTAAGAAGATAGAGAAACATATATGA